In Deinococcus puniceus, one genomic interval encodes:
- a CDS encoding zinc dependent phospholipase C family protein: MGTWISHFRVAELLLEYLPDVDAQMFVIGNVAPDSGRPNHDWTSFDPPKSILHFLQTGEDEGRIRDLAFYREFVEPARGGDFSEFSFKLGYFTHLVTDNLWMHLIGHSTHQAFAAEFAEDKAATWGRVKDDWYGLDHKYLRDFPDNAFARWVVNAPNPPSPFSFLPSEALAYRLDDLREFYSHPEEFVLDREYPYFSEASMNRAALDCAREIAALLEQLEAGTVSADARISLHVMNLPPPYLLP, encoded by the coding sequence ATGGGCACTTGGATCAGCCATTTCCGGGTGGCGGAGCTTCTGCTGGAGTATCTGCCTGATGTGGACGCCCAGATGTTCGTGATCGGCAACGTGGCCCCCGATTCTGGTCGGCCCAACCACGACTGGACGAGTTTTGACCCGCCCAAATCGATCCTGCATTTTTTGCAGACCGGAGAAGATGAAGGTCGGATTCGTGACTTAGCCTTCTACCGGGAGTTCGTGGAGCCAGCGCGGGGTGGCGATTTCTCTGAGTTCAGCTTCAAACTGGGGTATTTCACGCATCTGGTCACCGACAATCTGTGGATGCATCTGATCGGCCACAGCACCCATCAGGCGTTTGCCGCCGAATTTGCCGAAGACAAAGCAGCCACTTGGGGCCGGGTTAAAGACGACTGGTACGGGCTAGACCACAAATACCTGCGCGACTTTCCAGACAACGCTTTCGCCCGCTGGGTGGTGAACGCGCCCAATCCGCCGTCGCCGTTCTCGTTTCTGCCCTCGGAGGCGTTGGCCTACCGTCTGGACGACTTGCGTGAGTTTTACAGTCACCCCGAAGAATTCGTTCTAGACCGCGAATATCCGTATTTCAGCGAGGCCAGCATGAACCGGGCCGCGCTGGACTGTGCCCGCGAGATCGCTGCACTGCTAGAGCAGTTGGAGGCCGGAACCGTGTCCGCCGACGCCCGTATCTCGCTGCATGTGATGAACTTGCCGCCACCGTATCTCCTGCCCTAA
- a CDS encoding glutamine--tRNA ligase/YqeY domain fusion protein, with the protein MTVPDPTSTPAPAPNAARVAPNAVIDNFITEIIERDLAAGKYPQVVTRFPPEPNGYLHLGHTFASFLDFQTAVQYGGRYHLRMDDTNPEGESEEFAQGIQDDLAWMGWQWGEHLYYASDNFERYYEYAVKLIRLGKAYVDSVSGDEMARLRGTTSEAGTPSQFRERPVEENLDLFARMRAGEFPEGAHVLRAKIDLGNANMKLRDPVLYRILRADHYRAGNVWCIYPMYDFQHPLQDALEGITHSMCSLEFVDNRAIYDWLMDTLGFSPRPHQYEFGRRSLEYTIVSKRKLRLLVNEGHVSGWDDPRMPTLRAQRRLGVTPEAVRAFAAQIGVSRTNRTVDLAVYENAVRGDLNHRAPRVMAVLEPLPVTLSGLDFERVLPIPYYPHDVVQASEDGLVPLPTGQRVAPEQAVRDVPLSAELYIEQDDFSADPPKGFKRLTPGGTVRLRGAGIIRADRFDVDADGNVTRVYATLLGEEAKAGGVIHWVSAAHALPAEFRLYDRLFSVPNPERTEAADEDAPELEEDAAPVDAAFLRHLNPNSLKITQGFVEGSVAADPADTRYQFERQGYFWRDPVDSRADKLVFGRIITLKDAWANQSSEAAKVETRRGKAEAKAAPQPTTHAPQPTILTPEQTAEVARLTALGVADADARTLARDPQLLVFINAAPTDSTLAQVASWTVNDLAAAIREGRARVQPADLAPLAALLAAGTVTSRIARDTLARAAESGEAPAAIIEREGLSARLDPAELARVIAETVAANPDKVEAYRGGKVGLMGFFTGQVMRATGGKAEPSAVAEGLKAALEG; encoded by the coding sequence ATGACCGTCCCTGACCCCACCTCTACCCCTGCTCCTGCCCCCAACGCGGCGCGTGTGGCCCCCAATGCGGTGATCGACAACTTCATCACCGAGATCATCGAACGCGATCTGGCTGCTGGCAAATACCCCCAAGTCGTCACCCGCTTTCCGCCCGAACCCAACGGCTACCTGCATTTGGGCCATACCTTCGCGTCGTTTCTGGATTTTCAGACGGCGGTGCAGTACGGCGGGCGCTACCACCTGAGAATGGACGACACCAACCCGGAAGGCGAGAGCGAGGAATTCGCGCAGGGCATTCAGGATGATCTGGCGTGGATGGGCTGGCAGTGGGGCGAGCATCTGTACTACGCCTCCGACAACTTTGAGCGGTATTACGAGTACGCCGTGAAACTGATCCGGCTGGGCAAAGCCTACGTGGATTCGGTCAGCGGCGACGAAATGGCCCGGTTGCGCGGCACCACCAGCGAGGCAGGCACGCCCAGCCAGTTTAGGGAGCGCCCAGTCGAAGAAAACCTAGACCTGTTCGCCCGGATGCGGGCCGGAGAATTCCCCGAAGGCGCACACGTGCTGCGGGCCAAGATAGACCTAGGGAACGCCAACATGAAGCTGCGCGACCCGGTGCTGTACCGCATTTTGCGGGCCGACCACTACCGCGCCGGGAACGTGTGGTGCATCTATCCCATGTACGACTTTCAGCACCCGCTGCAAGACGCGCTAGAGGGCATAACGCACTCTATGTGCAGCCTCGAATTCGTAGACAACCGCGCCATTTACGACTGGTTGATGGACACGCTGGGCTTTAGCCCCCGCCCGCACCAGTACGAATTTGGGCGGCGCAGCTTGGAATACACCATCGTGTCCAAGCGCAAATTGCGGCTGTTGGTCAATGAGGGCCATGTGTCGGGCTGGGACGATCCCCGGATGCCCACCCTGCGTGCCCAGCGGCGGTTGGGCGTGACGCCGGAAGCGGTGCGGGCTTTTGCCGCCCAGATTGGGGTCAGCCGTACCAACCGCACCGTAGACCTCGCCGTGTACGAAAACGCCGTGCGGGGCGACCTGAACCACCGCGCCCCCCGCGTAATGGCGGTGCTGGAGCCGTTGCCCGTGACCCTCAGTGGGCTGGACTTCGAGCGTGTCCTCCCCATTCCCTACTACCCGCATGACGTGGTGCAGGCCAGCGAAGACGGCTTGGTGCCCTTGCCTACCGGACAGCGCGTTGCCCCGGAACAGGCCGTGCGCGACGTGCCCCTCAGCGCCGAACTGTACATAGAGCAGGACGATTTCAGCGCCGATCCGCCCAAAGGCTTCAAGCGCCTGACTCCCGGCGGCACGGTGCGGCTGCGCGGTGCAGGCATTATTCGGGCAGACCGCTTTGATGTGGATGCAGACGGCAATGTGACCCGCGTGTACGCCACGCTGCTAGGCGAGGAGGCCAAAGCGGGCGGCGTGATTCACTGGGTCAGCGCCGCACACGCCCTGCCCGCCGAATTCCGGCTGTATGACCGCCTGTTTTCCGTACCCAACCCGGAGCGCACCGAGGCCGCCGACGAGGACGCGCCGGAACTGGAAGAGGACGCCGCACCCGTGGACGCCGCGTTCCTGCGCCACTTGAATCCCAACAGCCTGAAAATTACACAGGGTTTCGTAGAGGGCAGCGTGGCCGCCGATCCCGCAGACACCCGCTACCAGTTCGAGCGGCAGGGGTACTTTTGGCGCGATCCGGTAGACAGCCGCGCAGACAAGTTGGTCTTCGGGCGAATTATTACGCTGAAGGATGCTTGGGCCAACCAGAGCAGCGAGGCAGCCAAAGTGGAGACGCGCCGGGGGAAAGCTGAGGCCAAAGCTGCCCCACAACCCACAACCCACGCCCCACAGCCCACAATCTTGACGCCCGAACAGACTGCCGAAGTTGCCCGCCTGACCGCGCTGGGGGTGGCCGACGCCGACGCCCGCACGCTGGCCCGCGATCCTCAACTGCTGGTCTTTATCAACGCCGCGCCCACCGACAGCACGCTGGCCCAAGTCGCGTCGTGGACGGTCAACGACCTTGCTGCCGCCATCCGAGAAGGCCGCGCCCGCGTGCAGCCCGCCGACCTCGCGCCTTTGGCTGCCTTGTTGGCCGCCGGAACCGTCACCAGCCGCATTGCCCGCGATACGTTGGCCCGCGCCGCCGAATCGGGAGAAGCACCCGCCGCCATCATCGAGCGCGAAGGCCTGAGCGCCCGCCTAGACCCCGCCGAACTGGCCCGCGTAATAGCCGAAACGGTGGCTGCCAACCCCGACAAAGTCGAGGCTTACCGGGGCGGCAAAGTGGGCCTGATGGGCTTTTTCACCGGTCAGGTCATGCGGGCCACCGGGGGCAAAGCCGAGCCATCAGCGGTGGCAGAAGGGCTAAAAGCGGCGCTGGAAGGCTGA
- a CDS encoding response regulator, translating into MSAPTPPRTILIVDDSSGMRLMLARLLAPHLSVRLADGASSALDALTPETALVLSDVRMPGESGLDLARMLREQRPDLPVVLMTGVVEDDLRAQALELGVLDVLRKPITPGTLFPALRGWLGDGLETVIPASVIEAVEAPEAQPTASADALAPAPNPFDPEVNRALMTALGLLPGVAAVAQYDAQGAVQESQGAALPSELGPSVRVLVMAARISGPHIGTPTPPRALQVEYSDRVLVVTAVPTGFLAVLVRDTPGASTVKAWLRDRLGEA; encoded by the coding sequence ATGTCTGCCCCAACGCCGCCGCGCACCATTCTGATCGTGGATGACAGTTCTGGCATGCGGCTGATGCTGGCCCGCCTGCTGGCCCCACATCTGTCGGTGCGGTTGGCCGATGGAGCCAGCAGCGCCCTCGATGCCCTGACGCCGGAAACGGCGCTGGTGCTGTCGGACGTGAGGATGCCGGGAGAAAGCGGGCTGGACTTGGCCCGGATGTTGCGCGAGCAGCGGCCTGACCTGCCCGTCGTGTTGATGACGGGCGTAGTGGAAGACGATCTGCGGGCACAGGCGCTGGAACTCGGTGTGCTGGACGTGCTGAGGAAACCTATTACGCCCGGCACGCTGTTTCCGGCCCTACGCGGCTGGCTGGGAGACGGTCTGGAAACCGTGATTCCGGCCAGCGTGATCGAGGCAGTGGAAGCGCCTGAGGCACAACCCACGGCATCTGCCGACGCTCTGGCCCCGGCTCCCAACCCCTTCGATCCAGAGGTGAACCGCGCCCTGATGACGGCCCTCGGCCTGCTGCCGGGCGTGGCGGCGGTGGCGCAGTATGACGCTCAGGGCGCGGTGCAAGAGAGCCAAGGCGCGGCGCTGCCCAGCGAACTCGGCCCATCGGTGCGCGTACTGGTCATGGCCGCCAGAATAAGCGGCCCACACATCGGCACGCCCACCCCGCCCCGCGCCCTTCAAGTGGAATATTCAGACCGCGTGCTGGTGGTGACGGCTGTGCCCACCGGCTTTTTGGCCGTGCTGGTGCGCGATACGCCGGGGGCCAGCACAGTGAAGGCGTGGCTGCGCGACAGGTTGGGAGAGGCGTAA
- a CDS encoding DMT family transporter, translating into MSAPRAVPPAQAVAAPSARSGVLLSLLSALSFSTLGIWGKLASEVGLNSFTALAWRFVGVAVLLLPFTSRGLTWQARGKMAGVGVVYALATTLYFGALDRISAGTTSLLLYLAPAFVVLLGWMLLGRKPGGRQLGAVALAGAGLAFVIGIPGAGDQNALGLGLAAGAGFLYAVYLLASERWLLGVSPLAATAHMALVSGVWFTVLAGAGGQLGVPNTWPQWGVIGGMALVSTIVAVPALYGAIARLGAARASLLGTLEPLFTVLLAFLILGEPLRPAVLLGGLLILGGAVLAQGRRGKG; encoded by the coding sequence GTGTCTGCTCCCCGCGCCGTTCCCCCTGCCCAAGCTGTGGCCGCGCCGTCTGCCCGCTCCGGCGTGTTGCTGTCGCTGCTGTCGGCCCTCAGTTTCAGCACGCTGGGCATCTGGGGCAAGCTGGCTTCAGAAGTCGGATTGAACAGTTTTACGGCGCTGGCATGGCGTTTCGTGGGAGTGGCGGTGTTGCTTCTGCCCTTCACTTCTCGCGGGCTGACGTGGCAGGCGCGGGGCAAGATGGCGGGCGTGGGCGTGGTGTACGCGCTGGCAACGACGCTGTATTTCGGCGCACTAGACCGCATCAGCGCGGGAACCACCAGCCTGCTGCTGTACTTGGCCCCAGCTTTTGTGGTGTTGCTGGGGTGGATGTTGCTGGGCCGCAAACCGGGCGGCAGACAATTGGGCGCGGTGGCGTTGGCCGGGGCGGGCCTCGCGTTCGTCATCGGCATTCCCGGCGCAGGCGATCAGAATGCACTGGGGCTAGGGCTGGCAGCAGGCGCGGGGTTCCTCTACGCCGTGTACCTGTTGGCCTCCGAACGCTGGCTGCTGGGGGTCAGCCCTTTGGCGGCCACCGCGCATATGGCGCTGGTGTCGGGCGTGTGGTTTACGGTGCTGGCGGGGGCCGGGGGGCAACTGGGCGTGCCGAACACTTGGCCGCAATGGGGCGTCATCGGCGGCATGGCGTTGGTGTCTACCATCGTGGCCGTGCCTGCCCTGTACGGCGCAATTGCCCGCTTGGGGGCCGCCCGTGCCAGTTTGCTGGGTACGCTGGAGCCACTGTTTACGGTGCTGCTGGCCTTCTTGATTTTGGGCGAACCTTTGCGGCCTGCGGTGCTGCTGGGCGGCCTGCTGATTCTGGGCGGCGCGGTGCTGGCGCAGGGGCGGCGGGGGAAGGGCTGA
- a CDS encoding PH domain-containing protein translates to MAPANAQLLATATEPTPRSWPLVRWSFVAIFASILTFTALPSLQARPVYEVRGGQIIARSVTSSRVIPAGTPVTSEQLTRLRKVMGSNTTGYVVGRFSVPRYRMADLYTDGSNPMLVFLTRPRVTVLTPADPEALLATWRTGGTGVFRPARSPSVSTELILATLILTPLLAFLMRPPRMTYRLTPDALEVRTGLHKHRFPFAATRAELTWDGLGMRLFGTAIPGYYTGSFSTKAGGVSRIQALATAYQPSQAVVLKLDGVAYYLTPADPAALAAYFENSATA, encoded by the coding sequence ATGGCTCCCGCCAATGCCCAATTGCTTGCCACCGCCACCGAGCCGACGCCGCGCTCGTGGCCTCTGGTTCGCTGGAGCTTCGTCGCCATTTTTGCAAGCATTTTGACTTTCACTGCTTTGCCCTCTCTGCAAGCCCGCCCGGTGTACGAGGTGCGCGGCGGCCAGATCATCGCCCGTTCGGTGACCTCCAGCCGGGTCATTCCAGCCGGGACGCCTGTAACGTCGGAGCAGCTCACGCGGCTGCGAAAGGTAATGGGATCGAATACAACGGGCTACGTGGTGGGGCGGTTTTCGGTGCCTCGTTACCGAATGGCTGACCTGTACACCGACGGCTCCAACCCCATGCTGGTGTTTCTGACCCGGCCCCGCGTGACCGTCCTGACTCCTGCCGATCCAGAAGCCCTGTTGGCGACTTGGCGGACAGGTGGGACAGGTGTGTTTCGCCCGGCGCGTTCGCCTTCGGTTTCTACCGAACTGATTTTGGCAACGCTGATTCTGACTCCTCTTTTGGCCTTTTTGATGCGCCCACCCCGCATGACCTACCGTCTGACCCCCGATGCGCTGGAAGTGCGAACAGGCCTGCACAAGCATCGGTTTCCCTTCGCGGCAACCCGAGCCGAACTGACTTGGGACGGGCTAGGTATGCGGCTGTTCGGCACGGCGATTCCGGGCTACTACACGGGCAGCTTTTCCACCAAAGCGGGCGGGGTGAGTCGGATACAGGCGTTGGCTACGGCATATCAGCCCTCTCAGGCGGTGGTTCTCAAGCTGGACGGTGTTGCCTATTACCTCACCCCGGCAGACCCGGCGGCGTTGGCAGCCTATTTTGAGAACAGTGCCACTGCCTGA
- the priA gene encoding replication restart helicase PriA encodes MTPPATPSLIPWLVAVPLPVPALDFAVPHGWTGPIPLGCRVLVPWRGELTVGLVVGAGNPVSAHRVRDVVTVLDTPEQPWVPASTAAGIGGWAADAQLPAGLVWGDLLGVGWDATYDHRVRAVKDADLLAFGRIGMNWTVPGLAWADASAFAPNLLDAIREQGLLEEAFRLTPKMRGVVQARVLDDVPQASRLTTLLRAEPWAQADASVRLETWLEAVPPPDPAALTPKQAGAWGWLNANGPVRSLSEWAHSTGVGTSVLNGVTAKGGTRAVQHEREAPPAWHWLAAHEPQSSLSGWAKGAGVSAAAVTALLNAGAAAYVPELAPPPAAWTWLQEHGPVESLTAWANGASLAGVHLTPTVAGTLAAKGWADTVQKPAPPPPLPAPTPAGPPRAPDPDLLPEAAVWRLHGGRPASRARTLAPRIGRLLTQGRGVLVLAPDHATLRRAWEHLSGLAEAAGTRAIQISGHLSDVQRAHSWALVGAGEARLVIGSYLALTAPLHDPALIVVLEEGSDAYKLQSGCRAFVPDVAARVAAAHDAALAMVGAAPAAESVPYVGAVLPPPRARVHVVDYANPPEQAELGPLSGAHLTPADLGYPLSHDLVRLLRQVHERGRQAALLAPRRGYSALLRCPTCEHVPQCRNCDVPLRFHQDTRQLTCHQCGYHEPIPERCDNCGERMWQARGPGTEWIAQMVEKLVPGLKVYRLDKDRQDDLSPLHAGESGVVVGTQLLLSHDAPPNLALLGVTLADTWLNVSDFRASERYHRLLRQLAEWHPDRAPLLVVQTFQADHPALKVLIEGRDALAYPAAEERVRKELGYPPHARLAQVEIAARDPEKAKIAAQAVADALHGAGATAQEVLGPAASPVARLRGVYPYHLFLRARDDARLAQLLATVDRSVKARVRVDVNPRGGL; translated from the coding sequence GTGACCCCGCCCGCCACCCCTTCTCTGATTCCGTGGCTGGTGGCGGTGCCGCTGCCTGTTCCGGCGCTGGATTTTGCCGTGCCACACGGCTGGACAGGGCCAATTCCGCTGGGCTGCCGCGTGCTGGTGCCTTGGCGTGGAGAATTGACGGTGGGGCTGGTGGTGGGTGCGGGCAATCCGGTCAGTGCCCACCGGGTGCGCGACGTGGTAACGGTGCTGGACACCCCCGAGCAACCTTGGGTACCCGCCTCCACCGCTGCCGGAATTGGTGGCTGGGCGGCAGATGCCCAGTTGCCCGCCGGGTTGGTCTGGGGCGACCTGTTGGGCGTGGGCTGGGACGCCACCTATGACCACCGCGTGCGGGCCGTGAAAGACGCCGACCTCTTGGCCTTCGGGCGCATAGGGATGAATTGGACAGTGCCGGGGCTGGCGTGGGCCGATGCTTCGGCGTTTGCCCCCAATTTGCTGGACGCCATCCGGGAACAGGGACTCTTGGAAGAAGCCTTCCGCCTGACGCCCAAAATGCGCGGGGTAGTGCAGGCACGGGTGCTGGACGACGTGCCGCAGGCCAGCCGCCTGACCACCCTGCTGAGGGCCGAACCTTGGGCACAGGCCGACGCCAGCGTGCGCCTAGAAACGTGGCTGGAAGCCGTGCCACCGCCCGACCCGGCAGCCCTGACCCCCAAACAGGCGGGCGCGTGGGGCTGGCTGAATGCCAACGGCCCGGTGAGGAGCCTGAGCGAGTGGGCGCACAGCACAGGCGTCGGCACAAGCGTGCTGAACGGCGTCACCGCTAAAGGAGGCACGCGGGCCGTGCAGCACGAACGGGAAGCGCCCCCGGCGTGGCACTGGCTGGCTGCCCACGAACCTCAATCCAGCCTGAGCGGGTGGGCCAAAGGTGCGGGCGTGAGTGCCGCTGCCGTTACTGCGCTGCTGAACGCGGGCGCGGCAGCCTATGTGCCCGAACTCGCGCCGCCGCCCGCCGCGTGGACGTGGCTGCAAGAGCATGGCCCGGTGGAATCGCTGACCGCATGGGCCAATGGCGCGAGCCTCGCCGGGGTGCATCTGACGCCTACGGTGGCCGGAACGCTGGCGGCCAAGGGCTGGGCCGACACGGTGCAAAAGCCTGCGCCGCCACCCCCACTTCCCGCGCCTACGCCCGCTGGCCCGCCCAGAGCGCCCGATCCCGACCTCTTGCCCGAAGCCGCGGTCTGGCGGTTGCACGGTGGACGCCCTGCCAGCCGCGCCCGCACGCTGGCCCCGCGCATTGGCCGCCTGCTGACTCAGGGGCGCGGCGTGTTGGTGCTGGCCCCCGATCATGCCACCTTGCGGCGGGCGTGGGAACACCTGTCGGGGCTGGCCGAGGCGGCAGGCACGCGGGCCATTCAGATCAGCGGGCACCTGAGCGACGTGCAGCGGGCGCACAGTTGGGCCTTAGTCGGGGCAGGAGAGGCGCGGCTGGTGATCGGTTCCTATCTGGCCCTGACTGCCCCGCTGCACGACCCCGCCCTGATCGTGGTGCTGGAAGAGGGCAGCGACGCCTACAAGTTGCAGTCGGGCTGCCGCGCCTTTGTGCCCGATGTGGCCGCACGGGTGGCCGCCGCGCACGACGCTGCACTGGCGATGGTGGGGGCCGCCCCCGCCGCCGAAAGTGTGCCCTACGTGGGGGCCGTGCTGCCCCCGCCGCGTGCCCGCGTGCATGTGGTGGACTATGCCAACCCGCCCGAACAGGCCGAACTGGGGCCGCTGAGCGGTGCCCACCTCACGCCCGCCGATTTGGGCTACCCGCTAAGCCATGACTTGGTGAGGCTCCTGCGCCAAGTCCACGAGCGTGGCAGACAGGCGGCCCTGCTTGCGCCCCGGCGTGGCTATTCCGCGCTGCTGCGCTGCCCCACCTGCGAGCATGTGCCCCAGTGCCGCAACTGCGACGTGCCGCTCAGGTTTCATCAGGACACCCGCCAACTGACCTGCCACCAGTGCGGCTACCACGAACCCATTCCTGAACGCTGCGACAACTGCGGCGAGCGCATGTGGCAGGCACGCGGCCCCGGCACCGAATGGATTGCCCAGATGGTGGAAAAGCTGGTGCCGGGGCTGAAAGTGTACCGACTGGACAAAGACCGCCAAGACGACCTCTCGCCCCTGCACGCCGGAGAGAGTGGCGTGGTGGTGGGCACGCAACTGCTGCTCTCGCACGACGCGCCGCCCAATCTGGCCCTGCTGGGCGTCACGCTGGCCGATACGTGGCTGAACGTGTCCGATTTCCGGGCCTCGGAACGCTATCACCGCCTGCTGAGGCAACTGGCCGAATGGCACCCAGACCGCGCCCCGCTGCTGGTGGTGCAGACTTTTCAGGCCGACCATCCGGCGCTGAAGGTGCTGATAGAGGGCCGCGACGCGCTGGCCTACCCCGCCGCCGAGGAACGGGTCAGAAAGGAATTGGGCTACCCGCCGCACGCCCGCCTTGCCCAAGTGGAAATTGCTGCCCGCGACCCCGAAAAGGCCAAAATTGCCGCGCAGGCTGTGGCCGACGCCCTGCACGGCGCAGGAGCCACCGCGCAGGAAGTGCTTGGCCCCGCCGCCAGTCCGGTGGCCCGCCTGCGCGGCGTGTACCCCTATCACCTGTTCCTGCGTGCCCGCGACGATGCCCGGCTGGCCCAACTGCTGGCAACGGTAGACCGCAGCGTGAAGGCCAGAGTGCGGGTAGACGTGAACCCGCGTGGGGGGCTGTGA
- a CDS encoding CobW family GTP-binding protein produces the protein MPNLSPTPAPRTDERVPVIVIGGFLGAGKTTLVNHLIRSLPHRLGIIVNEFGQAGVDGGLIERLNDDVTELTAGCLCCTGRDDLLRALVTIAMREQKPDAVVVELSGVADPTPVLATLLERSVRAAFRVTTLVAVVDARHALHTLRDHPEAARQLAYANVVVLNKTDLSDPGLLDHAESVLRGVNPLARMVRVEQGQLDADALLARDDFDPRVLDGADTAAQHTPGLKSFTLRATRPLDPYRWQRFMTDLILSRPAEVLRVKGFVDLYGYPQRILFQAVRDLFTADAWEAGDGHTELVFIGRGLDRAEYAAAFEACVIEEAVA, from the coding sequence ATGCCCAACCTCTCCCCCACTCCCGCGCCCCGCACCGATGAACGCGTGCCTGTCATCGTGATCGGCGGTTTTCTGGGGGCGGGCAAAACCACGCTGGTCAATCACCTGATCCGCTCCTTGCCGCACCGCTTAGGCATCATCGTGAACGAGTTTGGGCAAGCGGGCGTAGACGGCGGCCTGATAGAGCGCCTGAACGATGACGTGACCGAACTGACGGCGGGTTGCCTGTGCTGCACCGGGCGTGACGACCTGCTGCGGGCGTTGGTCACTATTGCCATGCGTGAGCAAAAGCCCGACGCTGTGGTGGTGGAGTTGTCGGGAGTGGCCGACCCGACGCCCGTGCTGGCAACTCTGCTGGAACGCTCCGTGCGGGCCGCCTTCCGCGTGACCACGCTAGTAGCCGTAGTAGACGCCCGCCACGCCCTGCACACCCTGCGCGACCACCCGGAAGCGGCGCGGCAACTGGCCTACGCGAATGTGGTGGTGCTGAACAAAACCGACCTGTCTGACCCCGGCCTGCTGGATCACGCCGAGAGCGTGCTGCGCGGCGTGAATCCCTTGGCCCGCATGGTGCGGGTAGAGCAGGGCCAACTGGACGCCGACGCACTCCTAGCCCGCGACGACTTCGATCCCCGCGTGCTGGACGGGGCTGATACCGCCGCGCAGCATACGCCGGGGCTGAAATCCTTCACGTTGCGGGCCACCCGTCCCCTCGATCCCTACCGCTGGCAGCGTTTTATGACCGACCTGATCCTGTCGCGCCCCGCCGAAGTGCTGCGTGTGAAGGGCTTTGTCGACCTGTACGGCTACCCGCAGCGCATCCTGTTTCAGGCGGTGCGCGACCTGTTTACCGCCGATGCATGGGAAGCGGGCGACGGCCACACCGAACTGGTGTTTATCGGGCGCGGGCTAGACCGGGCGGAATATGCAGCGGCATTCGAGGCGTGTGTGATCGAAGAAGCGGTGGCCTAG